In Herbaspirillum seropedicae, a single window of DNA contains:
- a CDS encoding sensor histidine kinase gives MDDRKQQSFPLRFARIDLRVALSLFSLLLICGLWLGAFKELQNSRNNYLDDARRDAQSLSRLFLEHAYRTIEAADQAALYLRYRYAERGNALNLATEIDNGLVARNVYNLFSIVDAQGDVVLSSKPFTPVNLADREHVQVHMQGGQDQLFISKPVLGRVSKKWSLQITRRINRPDGGFGGVVVVSMDPQYFTRLYHQIDVGHHGVITLVGADGVARVRRTGDMDAMGEQVAGGKVYAAMLAQGSGTIEAVSKIDGRERLYAFQKLRDYPLFAAVGIDLKERLAPYYRERERTLMLAALLSVAVLVFNAVLLWLAGSLVRSRREALQANQAKSRFLSNMSHEFRTPLNGVLGYSDALREELGESPLAQYAVAIHDSGNRLLDLVNAILEVTELEDRRVAVHLDPANIRELVGQAIARHYPQAQAKGLPLECRIGEDVPQILVCDERKIQRVLDNLISNAVRYTDHGRVMVEVERSGPQQLTMRIKDTGIGIAASQQNDIFEKFTQADDSPRRSQEGAGLGLTIAQRLVMLMGGQLVLQSEQHQGSTFSFTLPLQEPK, from the coding sequence ATGGATGACCGGAAACAACAATCTTTCCCGCTCCGGTTTGCGCGCATCGATCTGCGCGTAGCCCTCTCGCTGTTTTCGCTGTTGCTGATCTGCGGGCTGTGGCTGGGGGCGTTCAAGGAGCTGCAGAACAGCCGCAATAACTATCTCGACGATGCGCGCCGCGACGCCCAGTCGCTCTCGCGCCTGTTCCTGGAACACGCCTACCGCACCATCGAGGCGGCCGACCAGGCCGCGCTCTACCTGCGCTACCGCTACGCCGAGCGCGGCAATGCCCTGAACCTGGCCACCGAGATCGACAACGGCCTGGTGGCGCGCAATGTCTACAACCTCTTCTCCATCGTCGACGCCCAGGGCGACGTGGTGCTCTCCAGCAAGCCCTTCACGCCCGTCAACCTGGCCGACCGCGAACATGTGCAGGTCCACATGCAAGGCGGCCAGGACCAGCTCTTCATCAGCAAGCCCGTGCTGGGCCGGGTTTCCAAGAAGTGGTCGCTGCAGATCACGCGCCGCATCAACCGCCCCGATGGCGGCTTTGGCGGGGTGGTCGTGGTGTCGATGGACCCGCAATACTTTACCCGGCTGTACCACCAGATCGACGTCGGCCATCACGGCGTCATCACCCTGGTCGGGGCCGACGGCGTGGCGCGCGTGCGCCGCACCGGCGACATGGACGCCATGGGCGAACAGGTCGCTGGTGGCAAGGTCTATGCGGCCATGCTGGCCCAGGGCAGCGGCACCATCGAAGCCGTCAGCAAGATCGATGGTCGCGAACGCCTGTACGCCTTCCAGAAGCTGCGCGATTATCCCTTGTTCGCCGCCGTGGGCATTGATCTCAAGGAAAGGCTGGCGCCGTATTACCGCGAGCGCGAACGCACCCTGATGCTGGCCGCCCTGTTGTCGGTGGCGGTGCTGGTCTTCAATGCGGTGCTGCTCTGGCTGGCCGGTTCGCTGGTGCGCAGCCGGCGCGAGGCGCTGCAGGCCAACCAGGCCAAGTCGCGCTTCCTGTCCAACATGTCGCATGAATTCCGCACCCCCTTGAACGGCGTGCTCGGCTATTCCGACGCCCTGCGCGAAGAGCTGGGCGAATCGCCCCTGGCGCAATACGCCGTGGCCATCCACGACAGCGGCAACCGGCTGCTGGACCTGGTCAACGCCATCCTCGAAGTGACCGAACTGGAAGACCGCCGGGTCGCCGTCCACCTGGATCCAGCCAACATCCGCGAACTGGTCGGCCAGGCCATCGCCCGCCATTACCCGCAAGCCCAGGCCAAGGGCCTGCCACTGGAGTGCCGCATCGGCGAGGATGTCCCGCAGATCCTGGTCTGTGACGAGCGCAAGATCCAGCGCGTGCTGGACAACCTCATCAGCAATGCGGTGCGCTATACCGACCATGGCCGCGTCATGGTCGAGGTCGAACGCAGCGGGCCGCAGCAGTTGACCATGCGCATCAAGGACACCGGCATCGGCATTGCCGCCAGTCAGCAGAATGACATATTCGAGAAATTCACCCAGGCCGACGACAGTCCGCGGCGCAGCCAGGAGGGCGCAGGGCTGGGATTGACCATCGCCCAGCGTCTGGTCATGCTCATGGGCGGTCAACTCGTGCTACAGTCGGAACAGCACCAAGGTTCTACATTTAGCTTCACTCTGCCATTACAAGAGCCGAAGTAG
- a CDS encoding Hpt domain-containing protein, whose protein sequence is MQPGQDPHQYRHIDPSALLQAVGGDARTVASLARTFADSAPEIFARLAQAVGEGKAEAARHESHALKGMSALFNARALTEQLQQTEAAARAGSLPAPEQWTQLQASFEQALEEIRRYAQSAGPA, encoded by the coding sequence GTGCAGCCGGGCCAAGACCCACACCAATATCGCCACATCGATCCCAGCGCGCTGTTGCAAGCCGTTGGGGGAGACGCCCGCACGGTCGCGTCGCTGGCCCGGACCTTTGCCGACAGCGCCCCCGAGATCTTCGCCCGGCTGGCGCAGGCCGTGGGCGAGGGCAAGGCTGAGGCGGCGCGCCACGAGAGCCATGCGCTCAAGGGCATGAGCGCCCTGTTCAACGCCCGCGCGCTCACCGAGCAGCTGCAGCAGACTGAAGCGGCCGCGCGCGCCGGCAGCTTGCCGGCGCCGGAACAATGGACGCAGCTGCAAGCCTCTTTCGAGCAGGCGCTGGAAGAGATCCGGCGCTACGCGCAGTCGGCAGGCCCCGCCTGA
- a CDS encoding hybrid sensor histidine kinase/response regulator — translation MNEPLPNDQRKTPRMRISALTVGALLLILLTVTVIVSGTLLYRASLNDWRNDLSTLSTVLAENTAQTMSSARLVIDSIQADIEQANPTDQQQLQRHVGSVEFSQIMREKIRGLPFISGIGVANAEGRILALSRVYPAPPIDLTDRDYYLHHRSSDSTADFVGETVLSRAGGVPTFYVSRRVNDRQGRLLAIIVIGLPCAFFETFFDNVTRDKPFSIVLARKDGKTLTSTDLLPEQGQRRSITPLAQLHPSMPADDEGRQSHVFMQSHWLGIHRPVRNWPMYLEIGVTDEVYFGEWMESMYPLMLVAAISLVGLIGGFVLTWRQVRRREEDALLATRLKEEADHANEAKSHFLAMVSHEIRTPMNGILGLSELLMESGLSSKQRDYADSIHGATGGLVRIINDILDFSKIESGKLDLEMVAFHPVRLVQELSDLYRPSLQRKDVQFDLHLDCPENLSVVGDPARLKQVLGNLLSNAIKFTQAGHVQLSMSARQDESGPSRWRLFFAITDTGIGISPEALQQLFRPFAQADSSISRRFGGTGLGLAISKNLVELMGGTIACQSIPGESTRFSFEILCPEASTPAPEPVSEAAAPAPATALATTAPALPPAAEAPGTLMPPDNAPQPPSNVDASATVLPSLLAGARILMAEDTEINRQLLRILLARKGCILQEVENGLQAVEAIRTGHYDLVLMDCMMPIMDGYQATAEIRAHEAARGLPRTPIIALTASAIEGDRQRCLDAGMDDYLSKPFTQVGLMQTVEKWLQKS, via the coding sequence ATGAACGAACCCCTCCCCAACGATCAGCGCAAGACGCCGCGCATGCGCATCTCCGCCCTGACGGTGGGCGCACTGCTGCTGATCCTGCTGACGGTCACGGTCATCGTTTCCGGCACGCTGCTCTATCGCGCCAGCCTCAATGACTGGCGCAACGACCTCTCCACGCTTTCCACCGTGCTGGCCGAGAACACCGCCCAGACCATGTCCTCGGCGCGGCTGGTGATCGACAGCATCCAGGCCGACATTGAACAGGCCAATCCGACCGACCAGCAACAATTGCAGCGGCATGTGGGCAGCGTCGAGTTCTCGCAGATCATGCGCGAAAAGATCCGCGGCCTGCCTTTCATCAGCGGCATCGGCGTGGCCAACGCCGAGGGCCGCATCCTGGCGCTGTCGCGGGTATATCCGGCCCCGCCCATCGACCTCACCGACCGCGACTACTACCTCCACCATCGCAGCTCCGACTCCACCGCCGACTTCGTCGGCGAGACCGTGCTCTCGCGGGCGGGCGGCGTGCCGACCTTCTACGTCAGCCGCCGCGTCAACGATCGCCAGGGGCGGCTCCTGGCCATCATCGTCATCGGCCTGCCCTGCGCCTTCTTCGAGACCTTCTTTGACAACGTCACCCGCGACAAGCCCTTCTCCATCGTGCTGGCGCGCAAGGACGGCAAGACCCTGACCTCCACCGACCTGCTGCCGGAGCAGGGCCAGCGACGCAGCATCACGCCGCTGGCGCAGTTGCATCCCAGCATGCCGGCCGACGATGAGGGCCGCCAGTCGCACGTGTTCATGCAGTCGCACTGGCTGGGCATCCATCGCCCGGTGCGCAACTGGCCCATGTACCTGGAAATCGGCGTCACCGACGAGGTCTATTTCGGCGAGTGGATGGAATCCATGTATCCGCTCATGCTGGTGGCCGCCATCAGCCTGGTCGGACTGATCGGCGGTTTCGTGCTGACCTGGCGCCAGGTGCGGCGGCGCGAAGAGGACGCCCTGCTGGCCACGCGCCTCAAGGAAGAGGCCGACCACGCCAACGAGGCCAAGTCGCATTTCCTGGCCATGGTCAGCCATGAGATCCGTACCCCCATGAACGGCATCCTGGGCCTGTCCGAACTGTTGATGGAATCGGGCCTGAGCAGCAAGCAGCGCGACTATGCCGACAGCATCCACGGCGCTACCGGCGGGCTGGTGCGCATCATCAACGATATCCTCGACTTCTCCAAGATCGAATCCGGCAAGCTGGACCTGGAAATGGTGGCCTTCCACCCGGTGCGGCTGGTGCAGGAACTGTCCGATCTCTACCGCCCTTCGCTGCAGCGCAAGGATGTGCAATTCGACCTGCACCTGGATTGCCCGGAGAACCTGAGCGTAGTGGGTGATCCCGCGCGGCTCAAACAGGTGCTGGGCAATCTGCTGAGCAACGCCATCAAGTTCACCCAGGCCGGCCATGTCCAGTTGAGCATGTCGGCGCGCCAGGATGAGAGCGGGCCGAGCCGCTGGCGGCTGTTCTTCGCCATCACCGACACCGGCATCGGCATCTCGCCGGAGGCGCTGCAACAGCTGTTCCGCCCCTTCGCCCAGGCCGACAGTTCGATCTCGCGCCGCTTTGGCGGCACCGGACTGGGCCTGGCCATCAGCAAGAACCTGGTCGAACTGATGGGCGGGACCATTGCCTGCCAGAGCATTCCGGGCGAATCGACCCGCTTCAGTTTCGAGATCCTCTGTCCCGAGGCCAGCACGCCGGCGCCTGAACCGGTGAGCGAGGCGGCTGCACCTGCGCCCGCTACCGCGCTGGCGACGACAGCGCCGGCTTTGCCGCCTGCCGCCGAGGCGCCGGGTACGCTCATGCCCCCCGACAACGCTCCCCAGCCGCCATCCAATGTCGATGCGTCGGCGACAGTACTCCCCTCGCTGCTGGCGGGAGCGCGCATCCTCATGGCCGAAGACACCGAAATCAACCGGCAGTTGCTGCGCATCCTGCTGGCCCGCAAGGGCTGCATCCTGCAGGAAGTGGAAAACGGCCTGCAGGCGGTGGAAGCCATCCGGACTGGCCACTATGACCTGGTGCTGATGGACTGCATGATGCCCATCATGGACGGCTACCAGGCCACCGCCGAGATCCGCGCCCACGAAGCAGCGCGTGGTCTGCCCCGCACTCCCATCATCGCCCTCACCGCCAGCGCCATCGAGGGCGACCGCCAGCGTTGCCTGGACGCCGGCATGGACGACTACCTGAGCAAGCCCTTCACCCAGGTCGGGCTGATGCAGACTGTGGAAAAATGGCTACAAAAGTCGTAA
- a CDS encoding methyl-accepting chemotaxis protein, producing MNWFYNLKIAHKLNAAFLVVLVFIIGLGGFSSLELAAVNKSSTDIARNWLPSIDALSKMSLALARSRSFDMQQLLTADKQEEKASRERADKQMATLLKEVARYGKLVSEPREKELYPEIERNIALYKEAHERMSALFEQDQKQAAHALMNSTSTPVYRKLQEQIGELSEVNSKGAALSDADADHIYGQANMAILALVTTCVVLAMALSWWIARLVARPLANAVDIARQVAAGDLTADIPTAHRDETGQLLEALRQMNGNLLNIVREVRQGTDTITTASAEIATGNMDLSSRTEQQAGALEETASAMEELTSTVRQNSDNARQANQLAVNASEVAQAGGTVVGKVVATMSAINDSSRKIVDIIGVIDGIAFQTNILALNAAVEAARAGEQGRGFAVVASEVRTLAQRSAAAAHEIKALIDDSVAKVDTGSKLVDEAGQTMNEVVASVKRVSDIVAEITAAGAEQTQGIEQINNAVVQMDENTQQNAALVEQAAAAAKALQEQAGRLSETVSVFRLDAQHVPVVVSRAAATAQPERDITPARPALAQSRSKVMARPAHSNTSASAEQGDWEQF from the coding sequence ATGAACTGGTTCTACAATCTCAAGATTGCTCACAAGCTCAACGCCGCCTTCCTGGTGGTGCTGGTCTTCATCATCGGCCTGGGCGGCTTTTCCAGCCTTGAGCTGGCCGCCGTCAACAAGAGCTCCACCGACATCGCGCGTAACTGGCTGCCCAGTATTGACGCGCTGTCCAAGATGAGCCTGGCGCTGGCCCGTTCGCGCAGCTTCGACATGCAGCAACTGCTGACCGCCGACAAGCAGGAAGAAAAGGCCTCGCGCGAACGCGCTGACAAGCAGATGGCCACCCTGCTCAAGGAAGTCGCCCGCTACGGCAAGCTGGTCTCGGAACCGCGCGAAAAAGAGCTGTACCCCGAGATCGAGCGCAACATCGCCCTCTACAAGGAAGCCCACGAGCGCATGAGCGCCCTGTTCGAGCAGGATCAGAAGCAGGCTGCACACGCCCTGATGAACAGCACCTCGACGCCTGTGTACCGCAAGCTGCAGGAGCAGATCGGCGAGCTGAGCGAAGTCAACAGCAAGGGCGCCGCCCTCTCCGACGCCGACGCTGACCATATCTACGGTCAGGCCAACATGGCGATCCTGGCGCTGGTGACGACCTGCGTGGTGCTGGCCATGGCCCTGTCCTGGTGGATCGCCCGACTGGTCGCCCGTCCGCTGGCCAATGCCGTGGACATCGCCCGTCAAGTGGCCGCCGGCGACCTCACGGCCGACATCCCCACCGCCCACCGCGACGAGACCGGTCAGCTGCTGGAAGCGCTGCGGCAGATGAACGGCAACCTGCTCAATATCGTGCGGGAAGTGCGTCAAGGCACCGACACCATCACCACCGCCTCGGCCGAGATCGCCACCGGCAACATGGACCTGTCGTCGCGCACCGAACAGCAGGCCGGCGCGCTGGAAGAAACCGCCTCGGCCATGGAAGAGCTGACCTCGACCGTGCGCCAGAACTCCGACAACGCCCGCCAGGCCAACCAGCTGGCGGTCAACGCCTCCGAGGTGGCCCAGGCTGGCGGCACCGTGGTGGGCAAGGTGGTCGCGACGATGAGCGCCATCAATGATTCCTCACGCAAGATCGTGGACATCATCGGCGTCATCGACGGCATCGCCTTCCAGACCAACATCCTGGCCCTGAATGCCGCAGTGGAAGCGGCCCGGGCCGGCGAACAGGGCCGCGGCTTCGCCGTGGTGGCCTCCGAGGTGCGCACCCTGGCCCAGCGCAGCGCTGCGGCGGCCCACGAGATCAAGGCGCTCATCGACGACTCGGTGGCCAAGGTCGATACCGGCAGCAAGCTGGTCGACGAGGCCGGCCAGACCATGAACGAGGTGGTGGCCAGCGTCAAGCGCGTCTCCGACATCGTGGCCGAGATCACCGCAGCCGGCGCCGAACAGACCCAAGGCATCGAGCAGATCAACAACGCCGTGGTGCAGATGGATGAAAACACCCAGCAGAACGCCGCCCTGGTGGAACAGGCTGCCGCCGCCGCCAAGGCCCTGCAGGAGCAGGCCGGCCGCCTGAGCGAAACGGTCAGCGTGTTCCGCCTGGACGCGCAGCATGTGCCGGTGGTGGTCAGCCGCGCCGCTGCGACGGCCCAACCTGAACGCGATATCACACCGGCGCGCCCGGCCCTGGCCCAGTCCCGCAGCAAGGTCATGGCCCGTCCCGCCCACAGCAACACCAGCGCCAGCGCCGAGCAGGGCGACTGGGAACAATTCTGA
- a CDS encoding chemotaxis protein produces MDSFQKEIDERTNLTSTNKFELLLFRLGTPDGSTDKPGELYGINVFKIREIVPMMDITAAAGMRSPMMGMVNIRGQVMSVVDLPAVAGCKAGHGNNILLITEFARHTQAFAVESVEEIVRLDWSQVLPADSHSPGSLVTSIARLDSEVDGGRLVQVLDVEHILNLVSPVKEQMQPAPPGAAELKLKPGAVVLAADDSRMARALIEQCLKDLNLPFIMETDGLQAWKKLQQLSQAAAQEGKPLTDKVAMVLTDLEMPEMDGFTLTRKIKASDQYKQLPVVIHSSLTGSANEDHVRSVGANGYVAKFSPPELAAMLRQVLPP; encoded by the coding sequence ATGGACTCCTTCCAAAAAGAAATCGACGAACGTACCAACCTGACCTCCACCAACAAGTTCGAACTGCTGCTGTTCCGCCTGGGCACGCCCGACGGTTCCACTGACAAGCCCGGCGAACTGTATGGCATCAACGTGTTCAAGATCCGCGAGATCGTCCCGATGATGGACATCACCGCCGCCGCTGGCATGCGCTCGCCGATGATGGGGATGGTCAATATCCGCGGCCAGGTCATGTCGGTGGTGGACCTGCCGGCGGTGGCCGGTTGCAAGGCCGGCCACGGCAACAACATCCTGCTCATCACCGAATTCGCCCGTCACACCCAGGCCTTCGCGGTGGAGTCGGTGGAAGAGATCGTGCGCCTGGACTGGAGCCAGGTGCTGCCGGCCGATTCGCACTCGCCGGGCAGCCTGGTCACCAGCATCGCCCGCCTGGATTCGGAAGTCGACGGTGGACGGCTGGTGCAGGTGCTGGATGTGGAACACATCCTCAACCTGGTCTCGCCGGTCAAGGAACAGATGCAGCCCGCCCCGCCTGGCGCGGCCGAACTGAAGCTCAAGCCGGGCGCGGTCGTGCTGGCCGCGGACGACTCGCGCATGGCGCGCGCCCTGATCGAGCAATGCCTGAAGGACCTCAACCTGCCCTTCATCATGGAAACCGATGGCCTGCAGGCCTGGAAGAAGCTGCAACAGCTGTCCCAGGCCGCCGCCCAGGAAGGCAAGCCGCTCACCGACAAGGTGGCCATGGTGCTGACCGACCTGGAAATGCCGGAGATGGACGGCTTCACGCTGACCCGCAAGATCAAGGCTTCGGATCAATACAAACAACTGCCGGTGGTGATCCACTCATCGCTGACCGGCTCCGCCAATGAAGACCATGTGCGTTCGGTGGGCGCCAATGGGTATGTGGCCAAGTTTTCCCCGCCGGAACTGGCAGCAATGCTGCGCCAGGTGCTGCCCCCCTGA
- a CDS encoding bacteriohemerythrin, with protein MSEADLSPRIPALLAAMDAEHRHVLDGVAALMLVPQERFGAAYGALVDEIEEGFRQEELMMDEIDYPTLKAHRRDHAELLALLHRLRPYLEEGNAPLADIVMGMIPHMLIRHMSAMDQELALALRQQEGHTVAGAEVANVAEVAEAAEGAQASSAAGLSVDAGCGPRMISGPLP; from the coding sequence ATGTCAGAGGCCGACCTTTCCCCCCGTATTCCCGCCTTGCTGGCGGCCATGGATGCCGAACATCGTCACGTGCTCGATGGCGTGGCTGCGCTGATGCTGGTGCCGCAGGAGCGCTTCGGCGCAGCCTATGGGGCGCTGGTGGACGAGATTGAAGAAGGATTCCGGCAGGAAGAGCTGATGATGGACGAGATCGACTATCCCACCCTCAAGGCGCACCGGCGCGACCATGCCGAGCTGCTGGCGCTGCTGCACCGGCTGCGTCCCTACCTGGAAGAAGGCAATGCGCCGCTGGCGGACATTGTCATGGGGATGATCCCGCACATGCTCATCCGCCACATGTCGGCGATGGATCAGGAACTGGCGCTGGCGCTGCGCCAGCAGGAAGGACACACAGTTGCGGGCGCTGAAGTGGCTAACGTGGCTGAGGTGGCTGAGGCGGCGGAAGGGGCTCAAGCGTCCAGCGCTGCCGGGCTGTCAGTCGATGCCGGCTGCGGTCCGCGGATGATTTCCGGTCCGCTGCCATAG
- a CDS encoding EAL domain-containing protein: MSNKNRIVAWTIVATAVAAIAPVAAMMWLSRQAVAQAEHERLARYAESVIARAAHSFDETQRSLKSLSPLLLLPCSDEHIAQMRLISVNSRSIEEMGYYEHGQLKCTSWDSSVGARRRRQAEPVFTTADGVEVALDQRSFVADGPTMLSIQYGAHSALVHRLRFVDVVLEKGVHVVLARNGFGPVAQYGGPVAAGVAEHALDGLGRQDVDGFFISTVSRDGWTAAAIVDGDHVLEEMTGQQRWFLPVGILLGIGLVMLVLRVSQARLSPLADLQLAVKKKEFIVHYQPIIEMASGRCIGAEALLRWRRPDGSIVRPDFFIALAEESGLILPLTDLVVDTVVREMRDTLRQDRALHIAINVAAQDMKTGRILEVVSQALAGSDIRPEQLWMEATERGCMDIASASLTLARAREMGHSMALDDFGTGYSNLQYLQGLPMDALKIDKSFVSTIGTGAATSAVIDHIIAMAKSLKLYIVAEGVETLEQAAYLAERGVDFAQGWLFSRPLPVEEFVAFYCATLADYGSGPEIIRGPQPASTDSPAALDA; this comes from the coding sequence GTGAGCAACAAGAACAGGATCGTGGCATGGACCATCGTGGCCACGGCAGTGGCGGCCATTGCACCGGTGGCGGCAATGATGTGGCTGTCGCGCCAGGCCGTGGCGCAGGCCGAGCATGAACGTCTGGCGCGCTATGCCGAGAGCGTCATCGCGCGCGCCGCGCACAGTTTCGACGAGACCCAGCGCTCGCTGAAGTCTTTGTCGCCTTTGCTGCTGTTGCCCTGTTCGGACGAGCACATTGCCCAGATGCGCCTGATCAGCGTCAATTCCCGCAGCATCGAGGAGATGGGCTATTACGAACATGGCCAGCTCAAGTGCACCTCCTGGGACAGCAGCGTCGGCGCGCGGCGGCGCCGGCAGGCCGAGCCGGTCTTTACCACGGCCGACGGTGTCGAGGTGGCGCTGGACCAGCGCTCCTTCGTCGCTGATGGGCCCACGATGCTGTCGATCCAGTATGGCGCGCACAGTGCGCTGGTGCATCGCCTGCGTTTCGTGGACGTGGTGCTGGAGAAGGGCGTGCATGTGGTGCTGGCGCGCAATGGTTTCGGCCCGGTGGCGCAGTATGGAGGCCCGGTCGCAGCGGGCGTCGCCGAGCATGCGCTGGACGGACTGGGCAGGCAGGACGTGGACGGTTTCTTCATCTCCACCGTCAGCCGCGATGGCTGGACCGCCGCGGCCATCGTCGATGGCGATCATGTACTGGAAGAGATGACCGGCCAGCAGCGTTGGTTCCTGCCGGTCGGCATCCTGCTGGGCATTGGCCTGGTGATGCTGGTGCTGCGGGTCTCGCAGGCCCGCCTGTCACCGCTGGCCGACCTGCAGCTGGCGGTGAAGAAGAAGGAATTCATCGTCCATTACCAGCCCATCATCGAGATGGCCAGCGGCCGCTGCATCGGCGCCGAGGCGCTGCTGCGCTGGCGGCGGCCCGATGGCAGCATCGTGCGGCCTGACTTCTTCATTGCGCTGGCCGAGGAGAGCGGGCTGATCCTGCCGTTGACCGATCTGGTGGTCGATACCGTGGTCAGGGAAATGCGCGACACCTTGCGCCAGGACCGGGCGTTGCACATTGCCATCAATGTCGCCGCCCAGGACATGAAGACCGGGCGCATCCTCGAGGTGGTCAGCCAGGCCCTGGCCGGCAGCGACATCCGCCCCGAACAGCTGTGGATGGAAGCCACCGAGCGCGGCTGCATGGATATCGCCTCAGCCAGTCTGACCCTGGCGCGCGCCCGCGAAATGGGGCATTCGATGGCGCTGGACGACTTCGGCACCGGCTATTCCAACCTGCAATACCTGCAGGGCTTGCCGATGGATGCGCTCAAGATCGACAAATCCTTCGTCAGCACCATCGGCACCGGCGCGGCCACCAGCGCCGTGATCGATCACATCATCGCCATGGCCAAGAGCCTGAAGCTCTACATCGTCGCGGAAGGGGTGGAAACGCTGGAACAGGCCGCCTACCTCGCCGAGCGGGGCGTTGACTTCGCCCAGGGCTGGCTGTTTTCCCGGCCCTTGCCGGTCGAGGAGTTCGTCGCCTTCTATTGCGCCACGCTGGCCGACTATGGCAGCGGACCGGAAATCATCCGCGGACCGCAGCCGGCATCGACTGACAGCCCGGCAGCGCTGGACGCTTGA
- a CDS encoding ATP-binding protein: MGHCDVFEVSQVCPLPAAKEEAPDFCALIKANARYRHIIGNTPAIIYSSVPSGDFRLTFVSENASRVLGYEPCEMLDDPNFWFNHIHPDDTAQIFSSLAMLFVEDQKIYEYRFRTSNGSYLWMHDTLRLIRDPDGTPQEVIGLMTDITGRKEMEDTLQRQAEEQRKLIEQLKMAQAQLMQSEKLASIGQLAAGVAHEINNPIGFVSANLNTLGNYVATLLEGIQLHQCLQGGALPAAMAQEQLRSFEARADLAFLSEDVTELLAESNEGLQRVRNIVQSLKDFSRIGESNWQMTDLHRGLDSTLNIANNELKYKVSIVKQYGELPLVKCLASELNQVFMNLLVNAAQAISERGTVTICTARAGDKVSVSISDTGHGIAPENLNRIFEPFFTTKPVGSGTGLGLSLSYGIVKKHGGDIRVSSAPGCGTTFTIELPIDPASVLAQSSATETSGEAS; the protein is encoded by the coding sequence ATGGGACATTGCGACGTATTCGAGGTCAGTCAGGTCTGCCCTCTGCCCGCAGCCAAGGAAGAGGCTCCCGACTTCTGCGCCCTGATCAAGGCCAACGCCCGCTACCGCCACATCATCGGCAATACCCCGGCCATCATCTACAGCAGCGTGCCCTCGGGCGACTTCCGGCTGACCTTCGTGAGCGAGAACGCCTCGCGGGTGCTGGGCTACGAACCCTGCGAGATGCTCGATGATCCCAATTTCTGGTTCAACCACATCCATCCCGACGACACCGCCCAGATCTTCTCCAGCCTGGCCATGCTCTTCGTGGAAGACCAGAAGATCTATGAATACCGCTTCCGCACCAGCAATGGCAGCTACCTGTGGATGCACGATACGCTGCGCCTGATCCGCGACCCTGACGGCACGCCCCAGGAAGTCATCGGCCTGATGACCGACATCACCGGCCGCAAGGAAATGGAAGACACCCTGCAACGCCAGGCCGAAGAACAGCGCAAGCTGATCGAACAGCTGAAGATGGCGCAGGCGCAGCTGATGCAATCCGAAAAGCTGGCCTCCATCGGCCAGCTGGCCGCGGGCGTGGCCCACGAGATCAACAATCCGATCGGCTTTGTCAGCGCCAACCTCAATACCCTGGGCAACTATGTGGCCACGCTGCTGGAAGGCATCCAGCTGCATCAGTGCCTGCAGGGCGGCGCGCTGCCTGCGGCCATGGCCCAGGAACAGTTGCGCAGTTTCGAAGCGCGCGCCGACCTGGCCTTCCTCAGCGAAGACGTGACCGAGCTGCTGGCCGAATCCAATGAAGGATTGCAACGGGTGCGCAACATCGTGCAATCGCTCAAGGACTTCTCGCGCATCGGCGAGAGCAACTGGCAGATGACCGACCTGCATCGCGGCCTGGACAGCACTCTCAACATCGCCAACAACGAGCTGAAGTACAAGGTCAGCATCGTCAAGCAATATGGTGAACTGCCGCTGGTCAAGTGCCTGGCCTCGGAACTGAACCAGGTCTTCATGAACCTGCTGGTCAACGCTGCCCAGGCCATCAGCGAACGCGGCACCGTCACCATCTGCACCGCGCGCGCAGGGGACAAGGTCAGCGTGAGCATCAGCGACACCGGCCACGGCATCGCACCCGAAAACCTCAATCGCATCTTCGAACCCTTCTTCACCACCAAGCCCGTGGGCAGCGGGACCGGCCTGGGACTGTCGCTGTCCTATGGCATCGTCAAGAAGCATGGTGGTGACATCCGGGTCAGCAGCGCACCAGGCTGCGGGACCACCTTCACGATCGAGTTGCCCATCGATCCAGCCAGTGTCCTGGCGCAATCCAGCGCCACGGAAACCTCAGGAGAAGCATCATGA